In Streptomyces sp. NBC_00306, a single genomic region encodes these proteins:
- a CDS encoding M23 family metallopeptidase codes for MAFARPTGKHRAPSRMTRRGASIAGVAALATTGVIGTLASPSLAAESGAAAPESGTVTLESTGLSTAVAADSLATEIADQAAAQEQEAEEAVARAKAAAEAKRKAEARAKEAREARERAAREAERKRLNAFVSPISGSYVSTGYQAGGAVWSSGSHTGIDFHAATGTPVHAVGAGTVVEAGWGGAYGNNIVIKMKDGSYTQYGHLSSLNVSVGESVTPGRQIGLAGSTGNTTGPHLHFEARSGAEYGSDIDPVSYLRSHGVNI; via the coding sequence ATGGCGTTCGCCCGTCCCACCGGGAAGCACCGTGCCCCGAGCCGTATGACGCGCAGAGGCGCGAGCATCGCCGGCGTCGCGGCCCTGGCCACCACCGGCGTCATCGGAACCCTCGCCTCTCCGTCGCTGGCCGCCGAGTCCGGAGCCGCCGCTCCCGAGTCCGGCACCGTCACTCTCGAGAGCACCGGGCTGAGTACGGCCGTCGCCGCCGACTCGCTCGCCACCGAGATAGCCGACCAGGCCGCGGCCCAGGAGCAGGAGGCCGAAGAGGCCGTCGCCCGCGCCAAGGCCGCAGCCGAGGCCAAGCGCAAGGCCGAGGCCCGCGCCAAGGAGGCCCGCGAGGCCCGGGAGCGCGCCGCCCGCGAGGCCGAGCGCAAGCGTCTGAACGCCTTCGTGTCACCCATCTCCGGCTCGTACGTCTCCACGGGCTACCAGGCAGGCGGAGCCGTCTGGTCCTCCGGCAGCCACACCGGCATCGACTTCCACGCCGCCACCGGCACCCCGGTGCACGCGGTCGGCGCGGGCACCGTCGTCGAGGCCGGCTGGGGCGGCGCCTACGGCAACAACATCGTGATCAAGATGAAGGACGGCTCGTACACCCAGTACGGCCACCTCTCGTCGCTGAACGTCTCGGTCGGCGAAAGTGTCACCCCGGGCCGGCAGATCGGCCTCGCCGGCTCGACCGGAAACACCACCGGACCGCACCTGCACTTCGAGGCCCGCAGCGGCGCCGAGTACGGATCGGACATCGACCCGGTCTCGTACCTGCGCTCGCACGGCGTCAACATCTGA
- a CDS encoding GntR family transcriptional regulator, protein MRIPAHSVCTAIRDDIVSGVFGRGSRLTEEQLARRYGVSRVPVREALRTLESEGFVTTRRHAGACVAEPTEREAADLLEVRMLLEPLGAARAAQRRTEAHLKVLRGLVRLGQERARRGQGEDLRSLGGWFHETLAQASGSPGLIALLTQLRHKIAWMYVVEQPAAPVESWAEHGAIVDAVARGDAERARALTALHTERAAAAHRLRITERVRTSQHPVNTASARN, encoded by the coding sequence ATGCGCATTCCCGCGCACTCGGTATGCACGGCGATCCGCGACGACATCGTCTCCGGTGTGTTCGGGCGCGGCAGCAGACTCACCGAGGAGCAGCTGGCCCGCCGCTACGGCGTCTCCCGCGTCCCGGTGCGCGAGGCCCTGCGGACCCTGGAGTCGGAGGGCTTCGTCACCACCCGGCGTCACGCGGGCGCGTGTGTCGCGGAGCCGACCGAGCGGGAGGCGGCCGATCTGCTGGAGGTGCGGATGCTGCTGGAGCCGCTGGGCGCGGCGCGGGCGGCCCAACGGCGCACCGAGGCCCATCTCAAGGTGTTGCGCGGCCTGGTGAGGCTGGGCCAGGAGCGCGCCCGCCGTGGTCAGGGCGAGGATCTGCGCTCGCTCGGCGGCTGGTTCCACGAGACGCTCGCCCAGGCCTCCGGCAGCCCGGGCCTGATCGCTCTGCTCACCCAACTGCGGCACAAGATCGCCTGGATGTACGTCGTGGAGCAGCCGGCCGCGCCCGTCGAGTCGTGGGCCGAGCACGGCGCGATCGTGGATGCCGTCGCGCGGGGCGACGCCGAGCGGGCCCGGGCGCTGACCGCCCTGCACACCGAGCGGGCTGCGGCCGCGCACCGGCTGCGGATCACGGAACGCGTGAGGACTTCGCAACATCCCGTAAACACCGCGAGCGCCCGCAATTAA
- a CDS encoding HPr family phosphocarrier protein codes for MAERRVNVGWAEGLHARPASIFVRAATASGVPVTIAKADGNPVNAASMLAVLGLGAQGGEEIVLASDADGADAALDRLAKLVAEGLDELPETV; via the coding sequence ATGGCTGAGCGCCGCGTCAACGTCGGCTGGGCCGAGGGCCTTCACGCCCGCCCCGCTTCCATCTTCGTCCGTGCCGCCACGGCCTCCGGCGTCCCCGTGACGATCGCCAAGGCCGACGGCAACCCGGTCAACGCCGCCTCGATGCTCGCCGTGCTCGGCCTGGGCGCCCAGGGTGGCGAGGAGATCGTGCTGGCCTCCGACGCGGACGGCGCCGACGCCGCCCTGGACCGGCTCGCCAAGCTGGTGGCCGAGGGCCTCGACGAGCTTCCCGAGACCGTCTGA
- a CDS encoding bifunctional acetate--CoA ligase family protein/GNAT family N-acetyltransferase, with the protein MQTQPDHAYPAHWEADVVLRDGGTARIRPITTEDADRLVSFYEQVSDESKYYRFFAPYPRLSAKDVHRFTHHDYVDRVGLAVTVGGEFIATVRFDRIDPTGRPASAPADEAEVAFLVQDAHQGRGVASALLEHIAAVARERGIRRFAAEVLPANSKMIKVFRDAGYTQKRSFEDGSVHLTLDLEPTAESLAVQRGREQRAEARSVQRLLAPRSVAVIGTGRAPGGVGRTVLRNLLGAGYTGRTYAVNRAFPESQTELEGVPAFRSVGEIVAGTAEPVDLAIVAVPAERVPEVVADCGEHGVQGLVVLSAGYAESGAEGRLLQRELVRQARSYGMRIIGPNAFGIINTAQAVRLNASLAPETPAAGRIGLFTQSGAIGIALLAGLHRRGAGLSSFISSGNRADVSGNDFLQYWYEDQDTDVVLLYLETIGNPRKFSRLARRTAAVKPVVVVKGARHSGSEPPGHAVPVTRVPDATVGALLRQAGVIRVDTVTELVDAGILLADQPLPAGPRVAVLGNSESLGLLTYDACLAAGLRPLPPLDLTTAATPSDFRAALARALADEGCDSVVVTAIPWVGEDGDPQAGDGEVLATALRDAAATAPAKPVMVVHVELGGLADALSAATSTRTAPGQPSPAAPPAGGIRDTRGPADASEADGGAQETPGARPAGSRIPAYPAAERAVRALAEAVGYAQWRRQAAEPGRVPEYEDIDEGGAGARIEALLQAPGDARGITLAAADAHDLLARYGIHVRPTLPAPGPDDAVRAAGRLGYPVALKTTAPHLRHRADLGGVRLDLANEEQLRQAYAELTELLGKPEELQPVVQAMAPRGVDTVVRAALDPAVGAVLSFGLAGAPSELLGDTSHRLVPATDRDAAELIRSIRSAPLLFGWRGSAPVDTPALEELLLRVSRLVDDHPEVIGISLEPVVVAQHGLTVLGASVRLAPPATQTDLGPRRLPSY; encoded by the coding sequence ATGCAGACCCAGCCGGACCACGCCTACCCCGCTCACTGGGAAGCAGACGTGGTGCTGCGCGACGGAGGCACCGCGCGCATCAGGCCGATCACCACCGAGGACGCGGATCGCCTGGTCAGCTTCTACGAACAGGTCTCGGACGAGTCGAAGTACTACCGCTTCTTCGCGCCCTACCCCCGGCTGTCCGCCAAGGACGTCCACCGGTTCACCCATCACGACTACGTGGACCGGGTGGGTCTCGCGGTCACGGTCGGCGGCGAGTTCATCGCGACCGTCCGCTTCGACCGGATCGACCCCACGGGACGCCCGGCGAGCGCGCCCGCGGATGAGGCCGAGGTCGCGTTCCTGGTCCAGGACGCGCACCAGGGCCGGGGCGTGGCCTCCGCGTTGCTCGAACACATCGCGGCGGTGGCCCGGGAGCGGGGCATCCGCCGCTTCGCGGCCGAGGTGCTGCCCGCGAACAGCAAGATGATCAAGGTGTTCCGGGACGCCGGCTACACCCAGAAGCGCAGCTTCGAGGACGGCTCGGTCCATCTCACCCTCGACCTCGAACCGACGGCGGAGTCCCTCGCGGTGCAGCGCGGCCGCGAGCAGCGTGCGGAGGCGCGCTCGGTGCAGCGGCTGCTCGCGCCGCGCTCGGTCGCGGTCATCGGCACCGGACGGGCGCCCGGCGGTGTGGGCCGCACGGTGCTGCGCAATCTGCTGGGGGCCGGCTACACCGGCCGTACGTATGCGGTGAACCGGGCCTTCCCCGAGTCGCAGACGGAGCTGGAGGGCGTGCCGGCGTTCCGCTCGGTCGGCGAGATCGTGGCCGGGACGGCGGAGCCGGTCGACCTGGCGATCGTCGCCGTGCCCGCCGAACGGGTGCCGGAGGTCGTCGCCGACTGCGGTGAGCACGGCGTCCAGGGCCTGGTCGTGCTCTCCGCCGGATACGCGGAGTCGGGTGCCGAGGGCCGGCTTCTCCAGCGGGAACTGGTGCGCCAGGCGCGGTCGTACGGCATGCGGATCATCGGTCCGAACGCCTTCGGCATCATCAACACCGCGCAGGCTGTCCGGCTGAACGCCTCGCTGGCGCCCGAGACCCCGGCCGCCGGCCGCATCGGTCTGTTCACCCAGTCCGGGGCGATCGGCATCGCGCTCCTCGCGGGACTGCACCGCAGGGGCGCCGGGCTGTCCTCCTTCATCTCGTCCGGCAACCGCGCGGACGTGTCCGGCAACGACTTCCTCCAGTACTGGTACGAGGACCAGGACACCGATGTCGTCCTGCTCTACCTGGAGACGATCGGCAATCCGCGCAAGTTCTCCCGCCTCGCCCGGCGCACGGCGGCGGTCAAGCCGGTCGTGGTCGTCAAGGGCGCGCGGCACAGCGGCAGTGAGCCGCCCGGGCATGCGGTGCCGGTGACCCGCGTCCCGGACGCGACGGTCGGTGCGCTGCTCCGCCAGGCGGGTGTGATCCGCGTCGACACCGTCACGGAACTCGTCGACGCCGGCATCCTCCTCGCCGACCAGCCCCTGCCCGCGGGCCCGCGGGTCGCCGTCCTCGGCAATTCCGAGTCCCTCGGTCTGCTCACCTACGACGCCTGCCTCGCGGCCGGTCTGCGTCCGCTGCCCCCGCTGGACCTGACGACGGCGGCGACGCCGTCGGACTTCCGCGCGGCGCTGGCCCGGGCCCTGGCGGACGAGGGCTGCGACTCGGTGGTCGTGACGGCGATTCCGTGGGTGGGGGAGGACGGAGACCCCCAGGCGGGCGACGGCGAGGTCCTGGCCACCGCGCTCCGCGACGCGGCCGCCACCGCCCCGGCCAAGCCGGTCATGGTGGTGCACGTCGAACTCGGCGGTCTCGCGGACGCCCTCTCGGCGGCGACCAGCACCCGGACCGCACCCGGACAGCCGTCTCCGGCCGCGCCGCCGGCCGGGGGCATCCGGGACACGCGCGGTCCCGCGGACGCGAGCGAGGCCGACGGCGGTGCACAGGAGACGCCCGGCGCCCGGCCCGCGGGCAGCCGCATCCCCGCCTATCCCGCGGCCGAGCGTGCCGTCCGCGCCCTGGCGGAGGCGGTCGGATACGCCCAGTGGCGACGGCAGGCGGCCGAGCCCGGGCGCGTCCCCGAGTACGAGGACATCGACGAGGGCGGCGCCGGCGCCAGGATCGAGGCGCTGCTCCAGGCCCCCGGGGACGCCCGGGGCATCACCCTCGCCGCGGCCGACGCCCATGATCTGCTGGCGCGGTACGGGATCCATGTGCGGCCGACCCTGCCCGCTCCCGGACCGGACGACGCCGTACGGGCGGCCGGCCGGCTCGGCTACCCCGTCGCGCTCAAGACCACCGCCCCCCATCTGCGGCACCGTGCCGATCTCGGCGGCGTGCGGCTTGACCTGGCCAACGAGGAGCAACTGCGTCAGGCGTACGCCGAGTTGACCGAGCTGCTCGGCAAGCCCGAGGAGCTTCAGCCGGTCGTGCAGGCGATGGCCCCGCGGGGGGTCGACACCGTGGTGCGTGCCGCCCTCGATCCCGCCGTGGGCGCGGTGCTCTCCTTCGGGCTCGCGGGCGCTCCCTCCGAGCTGCTCGGGGACACCTCGCACCGTCTCGTTCCGGCCACCGATCGCGATGCGGCCGAGCTGATCAGGTCCATCCGCAGTGCCCCGCTGCTGTTCGGCTGGCGGGGTTCGGCGCCGGTCGACACCCCCGCCCTGGAGGAACTGCTGCTCCGCGTGTCACGACTGGTCGACGACCATCCGGAAGTGATCGGGATCAGTCTTGAACCGGTCGTCGTCGCTCAACACGGGCTCACGGTCCTCGGCGCGTCCGTACGCCTCGCCCCACCTGCCACCCAGACCGACCTGGGACCCCGACGACTCCCCAGCTACTGA
- a CDS encoding DUF5998 family protein: MAKTGTTTQGLRAAIERSGYYPALVAEAVEAAVGGEQIASYLVHQETTFDANEVRRHVTVLVLTANRFIVSHTDEQAADTSSPTPYATTSTESVKLSRISSVVVSRVVANPESYTPGTLPREVVLTIGWGAVSRLDLEPAACGDPNCEADHGYTGSSTADDLSLRVSEAGDGPDTVRQTLAFAQALSEATAATR; this comes from the coding sequence ATGGCGAAGACCGGTACGACGACCCAGGGGCTGCGCGCGGCGATCGAGCGCAGCGGCTACTACCCGGCTCTCGTGGCCGAGGCGGTGGAGGCCGCCGTCGGAGGCGAGCAGATCGCGTCCTACCTGGTGCACCAGGAGACCACGTTCGACGCCAACGAAGTGCGCCGCCATGTGACGGTCCTCGTGCTGACGGCCAACCGCTTCATCGTGAGCCACACCGACGAGCAGGCCGCCGACACCAGCTCCCCGACGCCGTACGCCACCACCTCCACCGAATCGGTCAAGCTCAGCCGGATCTCGTCGGTCGTGGTCAGCCGGGTCGTCGCCAATCCTGAGTCGTACACCCCGGGCACCCTGCCGCGTGAGGTCGTCCTCACCATCGGCTGGGGCGCCGTCTCCCGTCTCGACCTGGAGCCCGCCGCCTGCGGCGACCCCAACTGCGAGGCGGACCACGGCTACACCGGCAGCTCCACGGCGGACGATCTGAGCCTGCGGGTCAGCGAGGCCGGAGACGGACCCGACACGGTCCGCCAGACCCTCGCCTTCGCCCAGGCGCTCTCCGAAGCCACGGCAGCCACGCGCTGA
- a CDS encoding alkaline phosphatase family protein, whose protein sequence is MAQPAAWRDDSTPAPEPAGWGNVHPAPLAVDTAPVPAYGTGSLADLLPTLAAGQGVPGFTHSIPELTPADRNCVFLIDGLGWEQIKNHPDEAPYLTSLLGTSRGGTGRPITVGFPATTATSLASVGTGLPPGVHGLPGYTVRDPDSGALMNQLRWKPWTPPKVWQPYPTVFQLADAAGVHTAQVSSPTFEQTPLTQVALSGGTFHGRLGAEERMDLAAEQLAAGDRSLVYTYYSEVDGKGHRFGVDSDAWRGQLMYVDRLVQRLAEQLPPRSALYVTADHGMIDIPFDEQSRIDFDEDWELRAGVALLGGEGRARHVYAVPGAEADVLAVWREVLGEQFWVAGREEAIEAGWFGPVIDDRVHGRIGDVVAAACDDVVVTASVREPNESAMVGMHGSMTPVEQLVPLIEVRS, encoded by the coding sequence ATGGCCCAGCCCGCTGCCTGGCGAGACGACTCGACCCCGGCCCCGGAGCCTGCGGGCTGGGGGAACGTCCACCCCGCCCCGCTCGCCGTCGACACCGCGCCCGTGCCCGCCTACGGCACCGGCTCCCTCGCCGATCTGCTGCCGACGCTCGCCGCCGGCCAGGGCGTCCCCGGCTTCACCCACAGCATCCCCGAGCTCACCCCCGCCGACCGGAACTGCGTCTTCCTGATCGACGGCCTGGGCTGGGAGCAGATCAAGAACCATCCTGACGAGGCCCCGTACCTCACCTCGCTGCTCGGCACCTCGCGCGGCGGCACGGGACGTCCCATCACCGTCGGCTTCCCCGCCACCACCGCGACCTCACTGGCCTCCGTCGGCACGGGCCTGCCGCCCGGCGTCCACGGCCTCCCCGGCTACACCGTCCGCGACCCCGACTCGGGCGCGCTGATGAACCAGCTGCGCTGGAAGCCGTGGACCCCGCCGAAGGTCTGGCAGCCGTACCCCACCGTCTTCCAGCTCGCGGACGCGGCGGGTGTGCACACCGCGCAGGTCTCCTCACCCACCTTCGAGCAGACCCCGCTCACCCAGGTCGCGCTCAGCGGAGGAACGTTTCACGGACGGCTCGGGGCCGAGGAGCGGATGGACCTGGCGGCCGAGCAACTGGCCGCCGGTGACCGCTCGCTGGTCTACACGTACTACAGCGAGGTCGACGGCAAGGGCCACCGTTTCGGTGTCGACTCGGACGCCTGGCGCGGCCAGCTGATGTACGTCGACCGGCTGGTACAGCGCCTGGCCGAGCAACTGCCGCCCCGCTCCGCGCTGTACGTCACCGCCGACCACGGCATGATCGACATCCCCTTCGACGAGCAGTCGCGCATCGACTTCGACGAGGACTGGGAACTGCGCGCCGGAGTCGCCCTGCTGGGCGGTGAGGGCCGCGCCCGTCATGTCTACGCGGTCCCCGGCGCCGAGGCCGATGTCCTCGCCGTCTGGCGCGAGGTGCTCGGCGAGCAGTTCTGGGTGGCGGGCCGCGAGGAGGCGATCGAGGCGGGCTGGTTCGGGCCCGTGATCGACGACCGCGTCCACGGCCGGATCGGCGATGTGGTGGCCGCGGCCTGCGACGACGTCGTGGTGACCGCCTCCGTACGCGAGCCGAACGAGTCGGCGATGGTCGGGATGCACGGCTCGATGACCCCCGTCGAGCAGCTCGTGCCGCTGATCGAAGTACGCTCGTAG
- a CDS encoding thymidine kinase yields the protein MPELVFFSGTMDCGKSTLALQIEHNRSTRGLQGMIFTRDDRAGEGKLSSRLGLVTDAVEAAEGFDFYAYLVESLSQGGRCDYVIADEAQFLAPEQIDQLARVVDDLDLDVFAFGITTDFRSKLFPGSQRLVELADRVEVLQVEALCWCGARATHNARTVGGVMVVEGAQVVVGDVNAGDEVGYEVLCRRHHRRRMTAASARAATLSPDVLPVDVNGVTVRS from the coding sequence ATGCCCGAGCTGGTGTTCTTCTCCGGAACCATGGACTGCGGAAAGAGCACCCTCGCTCTTCAGATCGAGCACAACCGGTCCACGCGCGGTCTCCAGGGCATGATCTTCACGCGCGACGACCGGGCCGGCGAGGGCAAGCTCTCTTCCCGGCTCGGCCTGGTGACCGACGCGGTCGAGGCCGCGGAGGGCTTCGACTTCTACGCGTACCTGGTCGAGAGCCTCTCCCAGGGCGGCCGTTGCGACTATGTGATCGCCGACGAGGCGCAGTTCCTCGCGCCGGAGCAGATCGACCAGCTCGCCCGTGTGGTGGACGACCTGGACCTGGACGTCTTCGCCTTCGGCATCACGACCGACTTCCGCTCCAAGCTCTTCCCGGGCTCGCAGCGGCTGGTGGAACTCGCCGACCGGGTCGAGGTGCTTCAGGTCGAGGCGCTGTGCTGGTGCGGCGCTCGGGCCACGCACAACGCCCGTACGGTCGGCGGGGTGATGGTCGTCGAAGGCGCCCAGGTCGTGGTCGGAGACGTCAACGCGGGCGACGAGGTCGGCTACGAGGTGTTGTGCCGGCGGCACCACCGGCGCCGGATGACCGCCGCGAGCGCCCGTGCGGCGACGCTGTCCCCGGACGTCCTGCCGGTGGACGTCAACGGAGTGACCGTACGATCGTGA
- a CDS encoding VOC family protein, with protein sequence MTEATRHTPGTPCWVSLMVHGLEATQAFYGELFGWEFAPGPQQLGPYVRALIDGNEVAGIGRLPVDRHLPTAWTPYLATDDADVTAEAIRSRGGTVGVGPLDAGDAGRMAIVTDPAGAVFGLWQPAAHAGTALHGTHGTPVWNELLTTETQSVTKFYQAVFGYETKPDGDPGEDRVTLCLDGRPVAALHGVPSRTRDRGSHWMTWFEVEDPDMTARQITRIGGQVLEPPADGPHGRLARVADPEGAVFTIVRSLR encoded by the coding sequence ATGACCGAGGCGACTCGGCACACGCCCGGCACACCCTGCTGGGTCAGCTTGATGGTGCACGGCCTTGAGGCGACTCAGGCTTTCTACGGCGAGCTGTTCGGCTGGGAGTTCGCTCCCGGGCCGCAGCAACTCGGCCCGTACGTCCGCGCCCTGATCGACGGCAATGAGGTCGCGGGCATCGGGCGGCTGCCCGTCGACCGGCATCTGCCGACCGCATGGACGCCGTATCTGGCGACCGACGACGCGGATGTGACCGCGGAGGCGATCCGCAGCCGCGGGGGCACGGTGGGCGTCGGCCCGCTGGACGCCGGCGACGCCGGCCGCATGGCGATCGTGACCGACCCGGCGGGCGCCGTGTTCGGTCTGTGGCAACCGGCCGCACACGCGGGCACCGCCCTGCACGGCACACATGGCACGCCGGTGTGGAACGAGCTGCTCACCACGGAGACGCAGTCCGTCACGAAGTTCTACCAAGCCGTCTTCGGCTACGAGACCAAGCCCGACGGCGATCCCGGCGAGGACCGGGTGACGCTCTGCCTCGACGGCCGTCCCGTGGCCGCCCTGCACGGCGTCCCGTCCCGGACCCGCGACCGGGGCAGCCACTGGATGACCTGGTTCGAGGTCGAGGACCCCGACATGACCGCACGCCAGATCACGAGGATCGGCGGTCAGGTCCTCGAACCCCCCGCGGACGGCCCCCACGGACGGCTCGCGAGGGTCGCCGACCCGGAGGGCGCGGTGTTCACGATCGTACGGTCACTCCGTTGA
- a CDS encoding sulfurtransferase: MNPIITAADLANELAGPRPPVLLDVRYQLGGPHGRPDYDAGHIPGAVFVDLDAELATPPGAAGRHPLPDPSVFGAVMRRAGVSAGTPVVAYDAAQGWAAARAWWLLRWTGHTEVRVLDGGLAAWTGPLETATPEPAEGDFMPAPGALRVLTADTAAALARSGLLLDARAGERYRGEVEPIDKVAGHIPGAVSAPTTENLDDKGHYLPPQALGARFAALGAEPGTEIGVYCGSGVSAAQEILALELAGFHPALYAGSWSEWSQDPDRPVATGPDRG; encoded by the coding sequence ATGAACCCCATCATCACTGCTGCCGATCTTGCGAATGAGCTGGCCGGCCCCCGCCCGCCGGTGCTCCTCGACGTGCGCTACCAGCTCGGCGGGCCGCACGGGCGGCCCGACTACGACGCCGGTCACATCCCCGGCGCGGTCTTCGTCGACCTGGACGCGGAACTGGCCACCCCGCCCGGAGCGGCGGGCCGCCATCCGCTGCCCGATCCCTCGGTGTTCGGAGCGGTGATGCGCCGCGCCGGCGTCTCGGCCGGCACGCCCGTCGTCGCGTACGACGCTGCCCAGGGGTGGGCGGCCGCCCGCGCCTGGTGGCTCCTGCGCTGGACCGGCCACACGGAGGTACGCGTCCTGGACGGCGGCCTCGCGGCGTGGACCGGGCCGCTGGAGACCGCGACGCCGGAGCCCGCGGAGGGCGACTTCATGCCCGCCCCGGGGGCGCTGCGGGTCCTGACGGCGGACACCGCGGCCGCGCTGGCGCGCTCGGGCCTGCTCCTGGACGCCCGCGCGGGGGAGCGGTACCGGGGTGAGGTCGAGCCGATCGACAAGGTGGCGGGCCACATCCCCGGCGCGGTCTCGGCCCCGACGACCGAGAACCTGGACGACAAGGGCCACTACCTCCCGCCCCAGGCGCTGGGGGCACGCTTCGCGGCGCTGGGAGCCGAACCCGGTACGGAGATCGGGGTCTACTGCGGTTCGGGCGTCTCCGCCGCCCAGGAGATCCTCGCTCTGGAACTGGCGGGCTTCCACCCCGCCCTCTACGCCGGCTCCTGGTCGGAGTGGTCCCAGGACCCGGACCGCCCGGTGGCGACGGGCCCGGACAGGGGCTGA
- the sepH gene encoding septation protein SepH: MTSAGTTREVPMPELRVVAVSNDGTRLVLKAADSTEYTLPIDERLRAAVRNDRARLGQIEIEVESHLRPRDIQARIRAGASAEEVAQMAGIPVDRVRRFEGPVLAERAFMAERARKTPVRRPGENTGPQLGEAVQERLTLRGAEKDAVQWDSWRRDDGTWEVLLVYRVAGEPHSASWTYDPPRRLVQAVDDEARALIGETDDTIASQEPSFPFVPRIARLPRDRPLDRGTERPAEPPSAEDNGNGTSERDSLTSLLEAVPSFRGDMVVPERPAPPEPPTEPAQEPEAEEPVAPAASAGAGSAYADVLMPRSVAGHRDRLTGTTDRQAEADGVRPGRRAAVPSWDEIVFGTRRKKQE, translated from the coding sequence GTGACGTCGGCAGGCACCACCCGGGAGGTCCCCATGCCCGAACTGCGTGTCGTGGCCGTCTCCAACGACGGCACACGACTGGTGCTCAAGGCTGCGGACAGCACGGAATACACGCTTCCGATCGATGAGCGGCTGCGCGCCGCCGTGCGCAACGACCGCGCCCGCCTCGGGCAGATCGAGATCGAGGTGGAGAGCCACCTCCGTCCCCGCGACATCCAGGCACGTATACGCGCAGGTGCCTCCGCCGAAGAGGTCGCGCAGATGGCCGGCATCCCGGTCGACCGCGTACGCCGCTTCGAGGGACCCGTGCTCGCCGAGCGCGCGTTCATGGCGGAGCGGGCCCGCAAGACTCCCGTGCGCCGCCCCGGCGAGAACACCGGACCGCAGCTCGGCGAGGCCGTGCAGGAGAGGCTGACCCTGCGCGGCGCGGAGAAGGACGCCGTGCAGTGGGACTCGTGGCGCCGCGACGACGGCACCTGGGAAGTGCTGCTGGTCTACCGGGTGGCGGGCGAACCGCACTCGGCGAGCTGGACGTACGACCCGCCGCGGCGGCTCGTCCAGGCCGTCGACGACGAGGCGCGCGCGCTGATCGGCGAGACCGACGACACGATCGCCTCGCAGGAGCCGAGCTTCCCGTTCGTTCCGCGCATCGCACGGCTGCCGAGGGACCGGCCGCTGGACCGTGGCACGGAGCGTCCGGCGGAGCCCCCGTCGGCGGAGGACAACGGCAACGGCACCAGTGAGCGCGATTCGCTGACGAGTCTGCTGGAGGCGGTGCCGAGCTTCCGCGGCGACATGGTGGTGCCGGAGCGCCCGGCCCCGCCCGAGCCGCCGACGGAGCCTGCGCAGGAGCCCGAGGCGGAGGAGCCGGTTGCCCCGGCGGCGTCCGCGGGCGCCGGTTCGGCGTACGCGGATGTGCTGATGCCCCGGTCGGTGGCGGGTCACCGCGACCGTCTGACCGGCACCACCGACCGCCAGGCCGAGGCGGACGGCGTCCGACCGGGCCGCCGTGCGGCGGTCCCGAGCTGGGACGAGATCGTCTTCGGCACGCGGCGCAAGAAGCAGGAGTAG